In one Schistosoma haematobium chromosome Unknown HiC_scaffold_198, whole genome shotgun sequence genomic region, the following are encoded:
- the ENY2 gene encoding Transcription and mRNA export factor eny2 (EggNog:ENOG410VJNU~COG:K), with protein MVLDGASFKSDMTLDDDKSRLRAYINERLSRSGEKEKLKDLLRTRLSECGWSEELKSHCRDVIRDRGIENLTIDDLVAEITPVGRRMVPDTVKQELLDEIRSF; from the exons ATGGTATTGGACGGAGCCTCTTTTAAAAGTGACATGACCTTGGA TGATGATAAATCCCGACTTCGTGCTTATATTAACGAGAGGCTTAGTCGCAGtggagaaaaagaaaaacttaaAGACCTTTTACGAACACGCCTGAGTGAATGTGGCTGGAGCGAGGAACTAAAAAGCCATTGCAGAG ATGTTATTCGGGATCGCGGGATTGAAAATCTAACAATAGATGATTTGGTAGCTGAAATTACCCCAGTCGGTCGACGTATGGTGCCAGACACAGTAAAGCAAGAGCTACTGGATGAAATCCGCAGTTTTTGA